One genomic window of Anthonomus grandis grandis chromosome 3, icAntGran1.3, whole genome shotgun sequence includes the following:
- the LOC126734390 gene encoding elongin-C isoform X1, which translates to MVQMGDMEEKSQERVYGGCEGPDAMYVKLISSDGHEFIVKREHALTSGTIKAMLSGPGQFAENEANEVNFREIPSHVLQKVCMYFTYKVRYTNSSTEIPEFPIAPEIALELLMAANFLDC; encoded by the exons ATG GTCCAAATGGGTGACATGGAAGAGAAGTCCCAAGAGAGAGTGTATGGAGGGTGTGAGGGCCCCGATGCCATGTATGTGAAACTCATCTCCTCAGATGGACACGAATTTATAGTTAAAAGGGAACATGCTTTGACTTCTGGAACTATTAAAGCTATGCTGAGTGGACCTGGACAGTTTGCAGAAAACGAAGCTAATGAAGTGAACTTTAGGGAGATTCC GTCTCATGTACTACAAAAAGTGTGCATGTACTTCACATACAAGGTGCGCTATACAAACAGTTCCACAGAGATTCCAGAGTTTCCCATCGCTCCAGAAATCGCTCTGGAATTGCTTATGGCTGCCAATTTCCTTGActgttaa
- the LOC126734390 gene encoding elongin-C isoform X2, protein MGDMEEKSQERVYGGCEGPDAMYVKLISSDGHEFIVKREHALTSGTIKAMLSGPGQFAENEANEVNFREIPSHVLQKVCMYFTYKVRYTNSSTEIPEFPIAPEIALELLMAANFLDC, encoded by the exons ATGGGTGACATGGAAGAGAAGTCCCAAGAGAGAGTGTATGGAGGGTGTGAGGGCCCCGATGCCATGTATGTGAAACTCATCTCCTCAGATGGACACGAATTTATAGTTAAAAGGGAACATGCTTTGACTTCTGGAACTATTAAAGCTATGCTGAGTGGACCTGGACAGTTTGCAGAAAACGAAGCTAATGAAGTGAACTTTAGGGAGATTCC GTCTCATGTACTACAAAAAGTGTGCATGTACTTCACATACAAGGTGCGCTATACAAACAGTTCCACAGAGATTCCAGAGTTTCCCATCGCTCCAGAAATCGCTCTGGAATTGCTTATGGCTGCCAATTTCCTTGActgttaa
- the LOC126733950 gene encoding proteasome subunit alpha type-4 → MARRYDTRTTIFSPEGRLYQVEYAMEAISLAGTCLGILANDGILLAAERRNTNKLLDEVFTSEKIYKLNDDMVCSVAGITSDANVLTNELRLLGQRYLFQYGESIPCEQLVSWLCDVKQAYTQYGGKRPFGVSILYMGWDKHYGYQLYQSDPSGNYSGWKATCIGNYSSAAISSLKQEYKEGEMSLQDAKALAVKVLSKTLDVTKLTSEKVEMATLTRQNNKTVINILTAKEVEELIAEFEKIEVSKREQQQQKVAA, encoded by the exons ATG GCCCGCAGATATGATACTAGAACTACAATTTTCTCGCCCGAAG GAAGGCTATACCAAGTGGAGTATGCAATGGAAGCAATCTCCCTTGCTGGAACCTGTTTAGGAATTTTGGCCAACGACGGAATCTTGTTAGCGGCAGAAAGAAGAAATACCAACAAACTGCTTGATGAAGTTTTCACTTCtgagaaaatttataaattaaacga TGACATGGTTTGCAGTGTGGCAGGCATCACTTCTGATGCCAATGTCCTTACTAATGAATTGCGCCTACTGGGCCAAAGATACCTTTTCCAATATGGTGAGTCAATCCCATGTGAACAACTTGTATCTTGGCTCTGTGACGTAAAACAGGCTTACACTCAATATGGCGGCAAAAGACCTTTTGGAGTCTCAATTTTGTACATGGGCTGGGACAAACACTATGGTTATCAACTCTATCAATCTGATCCTAGTGGGAACTACAGTGGATGGAAGGCTACTTGTATAGGAAATTACAGTTCA GCAGCTATTTCCAGTTTGAAACAAGAATACAAGGAAGGTGAAATGAGCTTGCAGGATGCTAAAGCTTTGGCTGTAAAGGTTTTAAGTAAAACTTTGGATGTAACCAAGCTCACTTCAGAAAAAG ttgaaATGGCCACACTGACAagacaaaataacaaaactgTCATTAATATCCTGACAGCAAAGGAAGTGGAGGAACTGATTGCtgaatttgagaaaattgaagTGTCTAAGAGGGAACAACAGCAACAGAAGGTGGCtgcctaa
- the LOC126734438 gene encoding uncharacterized protein LOC126734438 — protein sequence MDFTYQEQADIHIMFGRAFGNCVEARRLYHEAFPNRRVPHRTVFARVYRNLRETGTFQRQEVVGRPKNARTLALEERVLDRIEEDPPLSTRIIANQAGSSQSTVWRILHDMLLYSYHIQRVQALEERDFLPRVHFCNWLEENRVAFENFEKKILFTDEAGFTRNGIFNFHNNHLWTDENPHATVQKAHQQQFSLNVWAGIIDGHLKGLVFLPQRLNGQIYTIFYRMNYHKY from the exons atgGATTTTACGTATCAAGAACAAGCTGATATTCACATTATGTTTGGAAGAGCATTTGGTAATTGTGTTGAAGCAAGACGATTGTATCACGAGGCATTTCCTAATCGACGAGTGCCACACCGTACGGTTTTCGCAAGAGTATATCGTAATTTAAGGGAAAcag gaACATTTCAAAGACAGGAAGTTGTTGGGCGACCAAAAAATGCCAGAACCCTAGCATTAGAAGAACGCGTGCTAGATCGTATTGAAGAAGATCCACCATTGAGCACTCGCATCATCGCAAATCAAGCAGGGTCCTCTCAGTCAACCGTATGGAGAATTTTGCACGATATGTTACTCTACTCTTATCATATTCAACGGGTTCAGGCTTTGGAAGAGCGAGATTTCCTTCCTCGTGTACACTTCTGTAATTGGCTAGAAGAAAACCGcgttgcttttgaaaattttgagaagaaaattttatttactgacgagGCCGGCTTCACAAGAaacggaattttcaatttccacaACAACCACCTATGGACGGATGAGAATCCCCATGCTACGGTACAGAAGGCACATCAGCAGCAGtttagtttaaatgtgtgggcGGGAATAATCGATGGGCATTTAAAAGGACTTGTATTTCTGCCGCAACGACTTAATGGacaaatttacacaattttttacagaatgaattaccacaaatattag
- the LOC126734064 gene encoding uncharacterized protein LOC126734064, protein MAKNPQLAIIPDSEILLPNDLDNWNKKKQDLMLNLGLTSNSDSDQTPTPTRFIRNCEEVGLFQDLQNVNPFDESFKNAVENPAASVNSQLATSLTDDTLHTPQIYPDNTLERSNNTFNDSEPLVQTKDAENSSSIIKAVPIKRLLDPKRQVKWQKEANKASQIRCRKRKQLEIENMREENAMLKRENDNLLRVNAMLQKRVAELEAEVTQQENSQNLKPTKKPVFVKMVKTQPAQVAIAPKKPAILPQPVASTVIVLCQPSVPSSVVRLS, encoded by the exons ATGGCCAAAAATCCGCAATTAGCCATAATACCTGACAGTGAAATTTTGTTGCCCAATGACCTGGACAActggaataagaaaaaacaagatTTAATGCTAAATTTGGGCCTAACAAGCAATTCTGATtcag ACCAGACACCAACACCCACAAGGTTTATCAGAAACTGTGAAGAAGTCGGCTTATTTCAAGACCTACAAAATGTCAACCCTTTTGATGAGAGTTTTAAAAATGCAGTGGAAAATCCTGCTGCTTCTGTTAATTCACAGCTAGCAACcagtttgacagatgacacccTTCACACACCACAAATATACCCTGACAACACTTTAGAACGTAGTAATAACACCTTTAATGATAGTGAACCACTTGTACAAACTAAAGATGCTGAAAATTCCAGCAGCATTATCAAGGCCGTGCCCATTAAAAGGCTCTTAGATCCCAAGAGGCAAGTGAAATGgcaaaaagaagcaaataaGGCCTCCCAAATAAGGTGTCGCAAAAGAAAACAGttggaaattgaaaatatgaGGGAGGAAAATGCCATGTTAAAGAGGGAGAATGATAATTTGTTAAGGGTAAATGCTATGCTACAAAAGAGGGTTGCTGAACTAGAAGCAGAGGTGACCCAACAAGAAAATTCTCAAAATTTAAAGCCAACCAAAAAACCAGTGTTCGTCAAAATGGTGAAAACGCAACCAGCTCAAGTAGCAATAGCACCTAAAAAACCTGCAATTTTGCCACAGCCAGTGGCTAGTACTGTTATAGTGTTGTGTCAGCCATCAGTGCCATCTAGTGTTGTAAGATTAAGCTAA